One window of the Populus nigra chromosome 4, ddPopNigr1.1, whole genome shotgun sequence genome contains the following:
- the LOC133692774 gene encoding uncharacterized protein LOC133692774 isoform X3, whose protein sequence is MAVPNMDQFEAYFKRADLDGDGRISGAEAVSFFQGSNLPKQVLAQIWMHADQSRTGFLGRPEFFNALRLVTVAQSKRDLTPDIVKAALYGPAAAKIPPPQINLQATAAAPQMAAASPVPQMGSAAPTTSQGFGFRGPGVPTAAPQMVASSATQMGAVAPTASQGFGFRGPGVPNATMNQQYFPRHGQTMRPLQGVPPGTASRPPQGMPASSLGGPSSVMLTGTASRPPQGMPSSSLGGPSSIMPTGTTPRPPQFMSGGSAGPTPSVSNPNISSDWLGGRTGGAPTSPGGVQPSIPTTTSQPRPLSSVSSQPIANDSKVVSGNGFASDSFFGGDVFSATPTATKQEPPLPTSSATSGTQAPIKSGSLDSLLKAVNNPTSSSIVSGSSDAQARGPVKSSSLDSLQSAFAVQPLGGQPERTQSLPSPGQQVSASNSASLVSPGISVGVGKSSDSTQLSWPKMKPTDIQKYNKVFMEVDTDRDGRITGEQARNLFLSWRLPREILKQVWDLSDQDSDSMLSLREFCFALYLMERYREGHPLPAALPSNIMYDETLLSMTGQPKVAYGSAAWGPGFGQQPTRSMAPVPGMRPPVPVTASQPDGVMVNNQHKSGAPVLEDSFLNQHDGGEQSSANSMIQDGTASEKKSDETEKLILDSKEKIEFYRSKMQDLVLYKSRCDNRLNEITERALADKREAELLGKKYEEKYKQVAEVASKLTIEEATFRDIQERKLELRQAITNMEQGGSADGILQVRADRIQSDLDELLKVLTERCKKHGLDVKSTAVIELPFGWQPGIQEGAATWDEDWDKFEDEGFSNELTVDVKSAPGQKERAPADGSLTPDSLSNGDGRSGIFTGEHVLESESAYFHSEDEIARSPQGSPAGRAASESPSQDFADVFAKNTEADMDTHSFDESTWGAFDTNDDVDSVWGFNPAGNKQDSSENERDFFGSDDFGLKPIRTESTPTTNTFQKKSIFFEESVAGSPMSRFGNSPRFSEAGDHFDNYSRFDSFSMNEGGFSPREKLTRFDSINSSKDFGHSRAFSSFDDGDPFGSSAPFKVSSEDQTPKKSSGNWSSF, encoded by the exons ATGGCGGTGCCAAACATGGATCAATTCGAAGCGTACTTTAAGAGAGCTGATTTAGATGGGGATGGAAGAATCAGTGGAGCTGAAGCTGTCTCTTTCTTTCAAGGATCCAATTTGCCCAAACAAGTCCTTGCTCAG ATATGGATGCATGCTGATCAGAGTCGAACTGGCTTCCTTGGCCGGCCGGAGTTTTTTAATGCTTTAAGACTTGTAACTGTTGCTCAGAGTAAGCGAGATTTGACACCGGACATTGTCAAGGCAGCATTATATGGACCGGCTGCAGCAAAAATCCCCCCACCGCAAATTAATCTTCAAGCCACAGCTGCTGCGCCTCAAATGGCGGCGGCTTCACCTGTGCCGCAGATGGGTTCTGCTGCCCCAACAACATCTCAAGGTTTTGGCTTTAGAGGACCAGGAGTTCCAACGGCTGCGCCTCAAATGGTTGCTTCATCTGCCACGCAGATGGGTGCTGTTGCTCCGACAGCATCTCAAGGTTTTGGCTTTAGAGGACCAGGAGTTCCAAATGCTACTATGAACCAACAGTACTTTCCTCGGCATGGTCAAACTATGAGACCACTTCAGGGTGTCCCTCCAGGAACTGCTTCCCGTCCACCTCAGGGTATGCCTGCCAGTAGTCTGGGGGGTCCATCGTCAGTAATGCTTACTGGAACTGCTTCCCGACCTCCTCAGGGTATGCCTTCCAGTAGTCTGGGGGGTCCATCATCCATAATGCCTACTGGAACCACCCCCCGTCCACCTCAATTCATGTCTGGTGGTTCTGCTGGTCCAACTCCCAGTGTCTCAAACCCGAACATATCAAGTGATTGGCTTGGTGGAAGGACTGGTGGAGCTCCAACTAGCCCTGGAGGGGTCCAGCCATCTATACCCACCACTACTTCCCAGCCGCGACCTCTAAGCTCAGTTTCCTCTCAGCCCATTGCTAATGATTCTAAAGTTGTTTCTGGAAATGGGTTCGCCTCTGATTCGTTTTTCGGTGGTGATGTGTTTTCTGCAACCCCTACTGCAACAAAACAAGAACCCCCTCTGCCTACTTCTTCAGCTACCAGTGGCACTCAAGCTCCCATTAAGTCCGGCTCACTTGATTCACTGTTGAAAGCTGTTAACAACCCAACCTCATCTTCCATTGTCTCGGGTTCTAGTGATGCCCAAGCCCGAGGTCCAGTTAAGTCCAGCTCACTTGATTCACTTCAGAGTGCTTTTGCTGTGCAACCTCTGGGTGGTCAGCCTGAACGAACCCAATCATTACCGAGCCCAGGCCAACAAGTTTCAGCTTCAAATTCTGCCTCACTTGTGTCACCTGGCATTTCAGTTGGAGTTGGAAAATCTTCTGATAGCACACAGCTTTCATGGCCAAAGATGAAACCAACAGACATTCAGAAGTATAATAAAGTTTTTATGGAAGTAGATACTGACAGAGATGGAAGAATCACTGGTGAGCAGGCACGGAATCTTTTTTTGAGCTGGAGGCTACCAAGAG AGATTTTAAAGCAGGTCTGGGATTTATCTGATCAGGATAGTGACAGCATGCTTTCTTTGAGGGAATTCTGCTTTGCTCTTTATTTGATGGAGCGGTACAGGGAAGGCCATCCTCTTCCAGCAGCTCTTCCAAGTAATATTATGTACGACGAGACCTTGTTGTCCATGACGGGTCAACCCAAAGTTGCTTATGGAAGTGCTGCTTGGGGTCCTG GTTTTGGACAGCAGCCTACACGATCCATGGCCCCTGTCCCTGGCATGAGGCCACCTGTTCCAGTAACTGCCTCCCAGCCTGATGGTGTCATGGTAAACAATCAACACAAGTCAGGAGCTCCAGTGTTGGAGGATTCCTTTTTGAACCAACATGATGGCGGAGAGCAGAGTTCGGCAAACTCAATGATTCAAGATGGAACAGCCTCAGAGAAAAAG AGTGATGAAACAGAGAAGCTGATTTTGGACTCCAAAGAGAAGATTGAGTTTTACCGTTCTAAAATGCAGGATCTT GTTCTGTATAAAAGCAGATGTGATAATAGGCTAAATGAAATCACAGAAAGGGCTTTGGCAGATAAACGTGAG GCAGAGTTGCTGGGTAAGAAATATGAAGAGAAGTACAAGCAAGTTGCAGAAGTGGCATCTAAATTAACAATTGAAGAGGCAACTTTTCGTGACATTCAG GAGAGAAAGCTGGAGTTGCGTCAAGCAATAACTAACATGGAACAAGGTGGCAGCGCGGATGGTATTCTTCAG GTTCGTGCTGATCGTATACAATCAGACCTTGATGAGCTATTGAAGGTTTTAACTGAACGCTGCAAGAAACATGGACTGGATGTTAAGTCAACTGCCGTGATTGAGCTTCCTTTTG GCTGGCAACCAGGAATTCAAGAGGGTGCTGCTACTTGGGATGAAGATTGGGATAAGTTTGAAGATGAAG GGTTTTCCAATGAGCTCACTGTTGATGTGAAAAGTGCTCCTGGTCAAAAGGAGAGAGCACCTGCGGATGGTAGTTTAACCCCTGATTCATTGTCAAATGGAGATGGGAGGTCTGGAATTTTTACTGGAGAACATGTGCTTGAGAGTGAATCTGCATATTTCCACAGTGAAGATGAAATTGCAAGAAGCCCTCAAGGCAGTCCAGCTGGAAGGGCTGCTTCAGAAAGTCCATCTCAAGACTTTGCTGATGTTTTTGCCAAGAATACTGAAGCAGATATGGATACCCATAG TTTTGATGAATCAACCTGGGGTGCCTTTGACACAAATGATGATGTGGACTCAGTCTGGGGATTTAACCCTGCAGGCAACAAG CAGGACTCTTCTGAGAACGAGAGAGATTTCTTTGGATCTGATGATTTTGGTCTAAAGCCAATCAGAACAGAATCCACACCAACAACGAATACTTTCCAGAAAAAGAGTATATTTTTTGAAGAATCTGTTGCAGGTTCCCCAATGTCAAGATTTGGCAACTCTCCAAGGTTCAGCGAAGCAGGGGACCATTTTGACAATTACtcgagatttgattccttcagcATGAATGAAGGAGGCTTTTCACCACGAGAAAAGCTTACAAGGTTCGACTCCATAAACAGTTCCAAAGATTTTGGCCACAGTCGTGCATTCTCTTCATTTGATGATGGAGATCCATTTGGCTCCAGTGCCCCCTTTAAGGTTTCATCTGAAGATCAGACTCCCAAAAAGAGTTCTGGCAATTGGAGTTCTTTCTAG
- the LOC133692774 gene encoding uncharacterized protein LOC133692774 isoform X4: MAVPNMDQFEAYFKRADLDGDGRISGAEAVSFFQGSNLPKQVLAQIWMHADQSRTGFLGRPEFFNALRLVTVAQSKRDLTPDIVKAALYGPAAAKIPPPQINLQATAAAPQMAAASPVPQMGSAAPTTSQGFGFRGPGVPTAAPQMVASSATQMGAVAPTASQGFGFRGPGVPNATMNQQYFPRHGQTMRPLQGVPPGTASRPPQGMPASSLGGPSSVMLTGTASRPPQGMPSSSLGGPSSIMPTGTTPRPPQFMSGGSAGPTPSVSNPNISSDWLGGRTGGAPTSPGGVQPSIPTTTSQPRPLSSVSSQPIANDSKVVSGNGFASDSFFGGDVFSATPTATKQEPPLPTSSATSGTQAPIKSGSLDSLLKAVNNPTSSSIVSGSSDAQARGPVKSSSLDSLQSAFAVQPLGGQPERTQSLPSPGQQVSASNSASLVSPGISVGVGKSSDSTQLSWPKMKPTDIQKYNKVFMEVDTDRDGRITGEQARNLFLSWRLPREILKQVWDLSDQDSDSMLSLREFCFALYLMERYREGHPLPAALPSNIMYDETLLSMTGQPKVAYGSAAWGPGFGQQPTRSMAPVPGMRPPVPVTASQPDGVMVNNQHKSGAPVLEDSFLNQHDGGEQSSANSMIQDGTASEKKSDETEKLILDSKEKIEFYRSKMQDLVLYKSRCDNRLNEITERALADKREAELLGKKYEEKYKQVAEVASKLTIEEATFRDIQERKLELRQAITNMEQGGSADGILQVRADRIQSDLDELLKVLTERCKKHGLDVKSTAVIELPFGWQPGIQEGAATWDEDWDKFEDEGFSNELTVDVKSAPGQKERAPADGSLTPDSLSNGDGRSGIFTGEHVLESESAYFHSEDEIARSPQGSPAGRAASESPSQDFADVFAKNTEADMDTHSFDESTWGAFDTNDDVDSVWGFNPAGNKDSSENERDFFGSDDFGLKPIRTESTPTTNTFQKKSIFFEESVAGSPMSRFGNSPRFSEAGDHFDNYSRFDSFSMNEGGFSPREKLTRFDSINSSKDFGHSRAFSSFDDGDPFGSSAPFKVSSEDQTPKKSSGNWSSF, encoded by the exons ATGGCGGTGCCAAACATGGATCAATTCGAAGCGTACTTTAAGAGAGCTGATTTAGATGGGGATGGAAGAATCAGTGGAGCTGAAGCTGTCTCTTTCTTTCAAGGATCCAATTTGCCCAAACAAGTCCTTGCTCAG ATATGGATGCATGCTGATCAGAGTCGAACTGGCTTCCTTGGCCGGCCGGAGTTTTTTAATGCTTTAAGACTTGTAACTGTTGCTCAGAGTAAGCGAGATTTGACACCGGACATTGTCAAGGCAGCATTATATGGACCGGCTGCAGCAAAAATCCCCCCACCGCAAATTAATCTTCAAGCCACAGCTGCTGCGCCTCAAATGGCGGCGGCTTCACCTGTGCCGCAGATGGGTTCTGCTGCCCCAACAACATCTCAAGGTTTTGGCTTTAGAGGACCAGGAGTTCCAACGGCTGCGCCTCAAATGGTTGCTTCATCTGCCACGCAGATGGGTGCTGTTGCTCCGACAGCATCTCAAGGTTTTGGCTTTAGAGGACCAGGAGTTCCAAATGCTACTATGAACCAACAGTACTTTCCTCGGCATGGTCAAACTATGAGACCACTTCAGGGTGTCCCTCCAGGAACTGCTTCCCGTCCACCTCAGGGTATGCCTGCCAGTAGTCTGGGGGGTCCATCGTCAGTAATGCTTACTGGAACTGCTTCCCGACCTCCTCAGGGTATGCCTTCCAGTAGTCTGGGGGGTCCATCATCCATAATGCCTACTGGAACCACCCCCCGTCCACCTCAATTCATGTCTGGTGGTTCTGCTGGTCCAACTCCCAGTGTCTCAAACCCGAACATATCAAGTGATTGGCTTGGTGGAAGGACTGGTGGAGCTCCAACTAGCCCTGGAGGGGTCCAGCCATCTATACCCACCACTACTTCCCAGCCGCGACCTCTAAGCTCAGTTTCCTCTCAGCCCATTGCTAATGATTCTAAAGTTGTTTCTGGAAATGGGTTCGCCTCTGATTCGTTTTTCGGTGGTGATGTGTTTTCTGCAACCCCTACTGCAACAAAACAAGAACCCCCTCTGCCTACTTCTTCAGCTACCAGTGGCACTCAAGCTCCCATTAAGTCCGGCTCACTTGATTCACTGTTGAAAGCTGTTAACAACCCAACCTCATCTTCCATTGTCTCGGGTTCTAGTGATGCCCAAGCCCGAGGTCCAGTTAAGTCCAGCTCACTTGATTCACTTCAGAGTGCTTTTGCTGTGCAACCTCTGGGTGGTCAGCCTGAACGAACCCAATCATTACCGAGCCCAGGCCAACAAGTTTCAGCTTCAAATTCTGCCTCACTTGTGTCACCTGGCATTTCAGTTGGAGTTGGAAAATCTTCTGATAGCACACAGCTTTCATGGCCAAAGATGAAACCAACAGACATTCAGAAGTATAATAAAGTTTTTATGGAAGTAGATACTGACAGAGATGGAAGAATCACTGGTGAGCAGGCACGGAATCTTTTTTTGAGCTGGAGGCTACCAAGAG AGATTTTAAAGCAGGTCTGGGATTTATCTGATCAGGATAGTGACAGCATGCTTTCTTTGAGGGAATTCTGCTTTGCTCTTTATTTGATGGAGCGGTACAGGGAAGGCCATCCTCTTCCAGCAGCTCTTCCAAGTAATATTATGTACGACGAGACCTTGTTGTCCATGACGGGTCAACCCAAAGTTGCTTATGGAAGTGCTGCTTGGGGTCCTG GTTTTGGACAGCAGCCTACACGATCCATGGCCCCTGTCCCTGGCATGAGGCCACCTGTTCCAGTAACTGCCTCCCAGCCTGATGGTGTCATGGTAAACAATCAACACAAGTCAGGAGCTCCAGTGTTGGAGGATTCCTTTTTGAACCAACATGATGGCGGAGAGCAGAGTTCGGCAAACTCAATGATTCAAGATGGAACAGCCTCAGAGAAAAAG AGTGATGAAACAGAGAAGCTGATTTTGGACTCCAAAGAGAAGATTGAGTTTTACCGTTCTAAAATGCAGGATCTT GTTCTGTATAAAAGCAGATGTGATAATAGGCTAAATGAAATCACAGAAAGGGCTTTGGCAGATAAACGTGAG GCAGAGTTGCTGGGTAAGAAATATGAAGAGAAGTACAAGCAAGTTGCAGAAGTGGCATCTAAATTAACAATTGAAGAGGCAACTTTTCGTGACATTCAG GAGAGAAAGCTGGAGTTGCGTCAAGCAATAACTAACATGGAACAAGGTGGCAGCGCGGATGGTATTCTTCAG GTTCGTGCTGATCGTATACAATCAGACCTTGATGAGCTATTGAAGGTTTTAACTGAACGCTGCAAGAAACATGGACTGGATGTTAAGTCAACTGCCGTGATTGAGCTTCCTTTTG GCTGGCAACCAGGAATTCAAGAGGGTGCTGCTACTTGGGATGAAGATTGGGATAAGTTTGAAGATGAAG GGTTTTCCAATGAGCTCACTGTTGATGTGAAAAGTGCTCCTGGTCAAAAGGAGAGAGCACCTGCGGATGGTAGTTTAACCCCTGATTCATTGTCAAATGGAGATGGGAGGTCTGGAATTTTTACTGGAGAACATGTGCTTGAGAGTGAATCTGCATATTTCCACAGTGAAGATGAAATTGCAAGAAGCCCTCAAGGCAGTCCAGCTGGAAGGGCTGCTTCAGAAAGTCCATCTCAAGACTTTGCTGATGTTTTTGCCAAGAATACTGAAGCAGATATGGATACCCATAG TTTTGATGAATCAACCTGGGGTGCCTTTGACACAAATGATGATGTGGACTCAGTCTGGGGATTTAACCCTGCAGGCAACAAG GACTCTTCTGAGAACGAGAGAGATTTCTTTGGATCTGATGATTTTGGTCTAAAGCCAATCAGAACAGAATCCACACCAACAACGAATACTTTCCAGAAAAAGAGTATATTTTTTGAAGAATCTGTTGCAGGTTCCCCAATGTCAAGATTTGGCAACTCTCCAAGGTTCAGCGAAGCAGGGGACCATTTTGACAATTACtcgagatttgattccttcagcATGAATGAAGGAGGCTTTTCACCACGAGAAAAGCTTACAAGGTTCGACTCCATAAACAGTTCCAAAGATTTTGGCCACAGTCGTGCATTCTCTTCATTTGATGATGGAGATCCATTTGGCTCCAGTGCCCCCTTTAAGGTTTCATCTGAAGATCAGACTCCCAAAAAGAGTTCTGGCAATTGGAGTTCTTTCTAG
- the LOC133692774 gene encoding uncharacterized protein LOC133692774 isoform X2, which translates to MAVPNMDQFEAYFKRADLDGDGRISGAEAVSFFQGSNLPKQVLAQIWMHADQSRTGFLGRPEFFNALRLVTVAQSKRDLTPDIVKAALYGPAAAKIPPPQINLQATAAAPQMAAASPVPQMGSAAPTTSQGFGFRGPGVPTAAPQMVASSATQMGAVAPTASQGFGFRGPGVPNATMNQQYFPRHGQTMRPLQGVPPGTASRPPQGMPASSLGGPSSVMLTGTASRPPQGMPSSSLGGPSSIMPTGTTPRPPQFMSGGSAGPTPSVSNPNISSDWLGGRTGGAPTSPGGVQPSIPTTTSQPRPLSSVSSQPIANDSKVVSGNGFASDSFFGGDVFSATPTATKQEPPLPTSSATSGTQAPIKSGSLDSLLKAVNNPTSSSIVSGSSDAQARGPVKSSSLDSLQSAFAVQPLGGQPERTQSLPSPGQQVSASNSASLVSPGISVGVGKSSDSTQLSWPKMKPTDIQKYNKVFMEVDTDRDGRITGEQARNLFLSWRLPREILKQVWDLSDQDSDSMLSLREFCFALYLMERYREGHPLPAALPSNIMYDETLLSMTGQPKVAYGSAAWGPGFGQQPTRSMAPVPGMRPPVPVTASQPDGVMVNNQHKSGAPVLEDSFLNQHDGGEQSSANSMIQDGTASEKKSDETEKLILDSKEKIEFYRSKMQDLVLYKSRCDNRLNEITERALADKREAELLGKKYEEKYKQVAEVASKLTIEEATFRDIQERKLELRQAITNMEQGGSADGILQVRADRIQSDLDELLKVLTERCKKHGLDVKSTAVIELPFGWQPGIQEGAATWDEDWDKFEDEGFSNELTVDVKSAPGQKERAPADGSLTPDSLSNGDGRSGIFTGEHVLESESAYFHSEDEIARSPQGSPAGRAASESPSQDFADVFAKNTEADMDTHRSFDESTWGAFDTNDDVDSVWGFNPAGNKDSSENERDFFGSDDFGLKPIRTESTPTTNTFQKKSIFFEESVAGSPMSRFGNSPRFSEAGDHFDNYSRFDSFSMNEGGFSPREKLTRFDSINSSKDFGHSRAFSSFDDGDPFGSSAPFKVSSEDQTPKKSSGNWSSF; encoded by the exons ATGGCGGTGCCAAACATGGATCAATTCGAAGCGTACTTTAAGAGAGCTGATTTAGATGGGGATGGAAGAATCAGTGGAGCTGAAGCTGTCTCTTTCTTTCAAGGATCCAATTTGCCCAAACAAGTCCTTGCTCAG ATATGGATGCATGCTGATCAGAGTCGAACTGGCTTCCTTGGCCGGCCGGAGTTTTTTAATGCTTTAAGACTTGTAACTGTTGCTCAGAGTAAGCGAGATTTGACACCGGACATTGTCAAGGCAGCATTATATGGACCGGCTGCAGCAAAAATCCCCCCACCGCAAATTAATCTTCAAGCCACAGCTGCTGCGCCTCAAATGGCGGCGGCTTCACCTGTGCCGCAGATGGGTTCTGCTGCCCCAACAACATCTCAAGGTTTTGGCTTTAGAGGACCAGGAGTTCCAACGGCTGCGCCTCAAATGGTTGCTTCATCTGCCACGCAGATGGGTGCTGTTGCTCCGACAGCATCTCAAGGTTTTGGCTTTAGAGGACCAGGAGTTCCAAATGCTACTATGAACCAACAGTACTTTCCTCGGCATGGTCAAACTATGAGACCACTTCAGGGTGTCCCTCCAGGAACTGCTTCCCGTCCACCTCAGGGTATGCCTGCCAGTAGTCTGGGGGGTCCATCGTCAGTAATGCTTACTGGAACTGCTTCCCGACCTCCTCAGGGTATGCCTTCCAGTAGTCTGGGGGGTCCATCATCCATAATGCCTACTGGAACCACCCCCCGTCCACCTCAATTCATGTCTGGTGGTTCTGCTGGTCCAACTCCCAGTGTCTCAAACCCGAACATATCAAGTGATTGGCTTGGTGGAAGGACTGGTGGAGCTCCAACTAGCCCTGGAGGGGTCCAGCCATCTATACCCACCACTACTTCCCAGCCGCGACCTCTAAGCTCAGTTTCCTCTCAGCCCATTGCTAATGATTCTAAAGTTGTTTCTGGAAATGGGTTCGCCTCTGATTCGTTTTTCGGTGGTGATGTGTTTTCTGCAACCCCTACTGCAACAAAACAAGAACCCCCTCTGCCTACTTCTTCAGCTACCAGTGGCACTCAAGCTCCCATTAAGTCCGGCTCACTTGATTCACTGTTGAAAGCTGTTAACAACCCAACCTCATCTTCCATTGTCTCGGGTTCTAGTGATGCCCAAGCCCGAGGTCCAGTTAAGTCCAGCTCACTTGATTCACTTCAGAGTGCTTTTGCTGTGCAACCTCTGGGTGGTCAGCCTGAACGAACCCAATCATTACCGAGCCCAGGCCAACAAGTTTCAGCTTCAAATTCTGCCTCACTTGTGTCACCTGGCATTTCAGTTGGAGTTGGAAAATCTTCTGATAGCACACAGCTTTCATGGCCAAAGATGAAACCAACAGACATTCAGAAGTATAATAAAGTTTTTATGGAAGTAGATACTGACAGAGATGGAAGAATCACTGGTGAGCAGGCACGGAATCTTTTTTTGAGCTGGAGGCTACCAAGAG AGATTTTAAAGCAGGTCTGGGATTTATCTGATCAGGATAGTGACAGCATGCTTTCTTTGAGGGAATTCTGCTTTGCTCTTTATTTGATGGAGCGGTACAGGGAAGGCCATCCTCTTCCAGCAGCTCTTCCAAGTAATATTATGTACGACGAGACCTTGTTGTCCATGACGGGTCAACCCAAAGTTGCTTATGGAAGTGCTGCTTGGGGTCCTG GTTTTGGACAGCAGCCTACACGATCCATGGCCCCTGTCCCTGGCATGAGGCCACCTGTTCCAGTAACTGCCTCCCAGCCTGATGGTGTCATGGTAAACAATCAACACAAGTCAGGAGCTCCAGTGTTGGAGGATTCCTTTTTGAACCAACATGATGGCGGAGAGCAGAGTTCGGCAAACTCAATGATTCAAGATGGAACAGCCTCAGAGAAAAAG AGTGATGAAACAGAGAAGCTGATTTTGGACTCCAAAGAGAAGATTGAGTTTTACCGTTCTAAAATGCAGGATCTT GTTCTGTATAAAAGCAGATGTGATAATAGGCTAAATGAAATCACAGAAAGGGCTTTGGCAGATAAACGTGAG GCAGAGTTGCTGGGTAAGAAATATGAAGAGAAGTACAAGCAAGTTGCAGAAGTGGCATCTAAATTAACAATTGAAGAGGCAACTTTTCGTGACATTCAG GAGAGAAAGCTGGAGTTGCGTCAAGCAATAACTAACATGGAACAAGGTGGCAGCGCGGATGGTATTCTTCAG GTTCGTGCTGATCGTATACAATCAGACCTTGATGAGCTATTGAAGGTTTTAACTGAACGCTGCAAGAAACATGGACTGGATGTTAAGTCAACTGCCGTGATTGAGCTTCCTTTTG GCTGGCAACCAGGAATTCAAGAGGGTGCTGCTACTTGGGATGAAGATTGGGATAAGTTTGAAGATGAAG GGTTTTCCAATGAGCTCACTGTTGATGTGAAAAGTGCTCCTGGTCAAAAGGAGAGAGCACCTGCGGATGGTAGTTTAACCCCTGATTCATTGTCAAATGGAGATGGGAGGTCTGGAATTTTTACTGGAGAACATGTGCTTGAGAGTGAATCTGCATATTTCCACAGTGAAGATGAAATTGCAAGAAGCCCTCAAGGCAGTCCAGCTGGAAGGGCTGCTTCAGAAAGTCCATCTCAAGACTTTGCTGATGTTTTTGCCAAGAATACTGAAGCAGATATGGATACCCATAG AAGTTTTGATGAATCAACCTGGGGTGCCTTTGACACAAATGATGATGTGGACTCAGTCTGGGGATTTAACCCTGCAGGCAACAAG GACTCTTCTGAGAACGAGAGAGATTTCTTTGGATCTGATGATTTTGGTCTAAAGCCAATCAGAACAGAATCCACACCAACAACGAATACTTTCCAGAAAAAGAGTATATTTTTTGAAGAATCTGTTGCAGGTTCCCCAATGTCAAGATTTGGCAACTCTCCAAGGTTCAGCGAAGCAGGGGACCATTTTGACAATTACtcgagatttgattccttcagcATGAATGAAGGAGGCTTTTCACCACGAGAAAAGCTTACAAGGTTCGACTCCATAAACAGTTCCAAAGATTTTGGCCACAGTCGTGCATTCTCTTCATTTGATGATGGAGATCCATTTGGCTCCAGTGCCCCCTTTAAGGTTTCATCTGAAGATCAGACTCCCAAAAAGAGTTCTGGCAATTGGAGTTCTTTCTAG